A region of the Spirochaetaceae bacterium genome:
CCCTCCGGTGCGCCGCCGGCGAAGATCGCCCGCAGACGCTCCACGCCGAATTCCTCCTGGGCGACGTTCATCGCCTCGGTCACGCCGTCGGTATACATGACCAGCTTCTCGCCCGGCCCGAGCGTCATGGTGGACTGTGCGTAGGGATAGTCGGGCATCACCCCGAGGGCCACTCCGCCGGTGAGCGGGAGCAACTCGGAGCTGCCGTCCGCGCGCACCAGCAACGGCGAGTTGTGTCCGCCATTGGCATAGGTGAACGCCCCCGTCACCGGATCAAAGGTCGCATACAGCACGGTGACGAACATCAATCCCTGGTTGTCCTCGGTGAGCAGGTTGTTGACCTCCTGCAACACCTCGCCGGGTGCCCCGCGCCCGACGGCAGCCCCCTTCAACAGGGTGCGAGAGGACATCATGAACAGGGATGCGGGCACGCCCTTGTCCGACACGTCGGCAATCGCCACGCCGACGAGCCCATTGTCGAGCTTCATGATGTCGAAGAAGTCGCCGCCCACGGCGCGCGCCGGTTCCATCTGGCCGTGGATCCGGAAGTCCGTGCCACCGGGGAACCGCGTCGGCAGGATCGACTGCTGCATCTTGCTGGCCAGATCCAACTCGTTCTGCAGCACCACGAGCCGGTCACGCGACTCCAGCGCCTCCCGCCACTCTGCGACCCGGCGCAGCGTGCGTTCGATGGTGACCTTGAGATCCTCGAAGTCGAGCGGCTTGGTGACGAAGTCGAACGCGCCGCGATTCATGGCCGTGCGGATATTGTCCATGTCGCCATACGCGGAGACGATGACGCAGCGCAGGTTCGGATCGACCTGCGGAATCTGCGCGAGCAGGGTGAGGCCGTCCATCTTCGGCATGTTGATGTCGGACAGCACCATGTCGATATCGCTGTGCTCCCGGAGCATCTCCAGGGCTTCCACGCCGTCGTGGGCGAACACGAATTGGTAGCGGCCGGCCCGGACATCGCGCCGCATGCGTTGCCTTATCAGCGGCTCGACGTCCGGCTCGTCGTCGACCACGAGAATCTTGTGCGGCTGCTGCTCGGTACTCATTGCGCTCCCATCCCAGGGTGCCCACAGGCTACCCCGGCATCGCGGTCAGGGGCAAACGACCACAGCCGATGTCCAGGATCGCGTCGTCCTGCAGGAGCCGCGCCGGCAGGTTGCTATGGTTGTTGGAGCAGGACCTCGGCTACGACTTGCTCCAGGTACACTCGCCGGCGGTCACCACCCTGTTGCCCGGCAGGTACTCCGTGTCGTATTCGCAGATTCCGGTGATGCCTTGATACTTTCCGGTGCCGCCGCGGAGCTCCCAGCGGCCCGCGCCGCCGCCGCCGGTGACAACGGTACCCTGCTCCCGAAGCGCCGTCGAATACAGCACGTCGCCGTCGCCGTCGGTGTTCACGCACGGCGCCTCCAGGGCAATGCCGGCATCCGAGTCGCGCGAAAACACCAGGCAGTCCGACGTGCTGTTCATGCCATCGACGAACGGGCCCCCGCTGCTGTCGAGGATCGTTTGCGTGCCGAGCAATATGCCGCCGGTGTACGATTCGTCGGCATGTTCGACAGTGATGTACGAATGCTCGTAGCTCCTGAGCATGAAGAAGGTTCCACTCTCGTCGGCTGCCGCGGTGTGCGCCGCCGTTACCAGCAACGCCCCCACCGCCGCCGCCGCTGTCAGTCGTCCGGACATGTTCAATCCACCCCTTCGATCAGGCTGACGTGTGAGTTGATCGTGATTCCGGTGAAGAAACAAGCACCATGCACGCTTTCAACGCTCCTGATCCGTTTGTTCCCACCCTCGACATGAGGGCGGTCGCTCCGTCACCATCGAGCATACCGTGAAAGGAGGAGATCGTGAATCAGGACCGGTCGGAGTTGAGCGGCGGCGACGCGCAGCCGCAAGGACAGGAACGGTTGCCCGGTTTCCTGGACAGGGTGATCGCCGACTACCCGGACGTGTGGCAGGCGTACCGGATGCTCGGCGATGCGGCAGCGGCGGCCGGTCCTCTCGATGCCCGCTCGCAGCGGCTGGTCAAGCTGGCCCTGGCGGTGGGCGCACGCTCGCCGGGCGCGGTCCACTCCCACGCGCGGCGCGCCCTGCGCGAGGGCGTCCCGGCGGCCGCGCTGCTGCAGGTGCCGCTGCTCGCGGTGTCGTCCATCGGCTGGTCCGCGGCCATGGCGGCGCTCGCCTGGGTGCGCGACGTGACCGACGCCCCGGCATCGTGAACGGGGAGCGGTCGACGCGGCGCCACCGCCGGGCGCAGGTCGCGAGTCGGTAACGAGGCGAGCGGCCCGTGACGCAGACCACCATAGCGGTGATCGGCGACCGCTTCGTGCGTTCCGCCCTCCTGCAACGTGCCATCGAGCAGGCCGCCGGCAGCCGCGCGGGCGAGTTGCGCTTCGTGACCGACGAGCACGAGTGGCCCGACGTGCCGATGACCCACGACGACGAGATCCGCGAATACACCGGCGACGCCGGTCGCGTCGGCGCCGTGCTGCGCGAGGCGGAGCTGGCGGCGGTGCACATGGCCGCCCTCGGCGCGCAGGTGCTGGCGGCGGCGCCGGAATTGCGGCTGGTGGCGTGCGCTCGCAGCGGCGCGGTGAACGTGAACCTTGAAGAAGCGAAGCGGCGCGGCGTGGTGGTGTGCAACGCCCCGGGGCGCAACGCGCGGGCGGTGGCGGAGTTCACGGTGGCGATGATCATCGACGTCACCAAGGGCCTTGCCCGCGGGCACCGCGACCTGACCGCGGCGGCGCACTGGCGCGCCGACCTGTATCGTTACGACACGGTGGGCGAGGATCTCGCGTTCCTCGCCGTCGGCCTGTTGGGTATGGGCCACGTCGGACGCGTGCTGGCACCCCTGCTGACCGCGTTCGGTGCACGGGTGCTGGCCTGCGACCCCTACGTGCCGCCCGAGGTATTCGCCGCCGCGGGAGCGCAGCGGTGCTCCCTCGAAGAGCTGTTGGCGAACGCCGACGTGGTGAGCCTGCACGCCCGCCACCGCCCGGGAGCCGCCCCGCTCATCGGCGCACCGGAACTGGCACTGATGCGCCGCGGCGCGTACCTGATCCAGACCGCGCGCAGCCCGCTGCTCGACTACGACGCCCTGGCGCGGGCGCTGGCGGCCGGCCGCATCGCCGGCGCCGCCATCGACGTGTTTCCGGAGGAACCGCTGCCCGCCGGCCATCCGCTGCTGGCGCTGCCCACCGTCACCCTTACCCCGCACATCGCCGGCGCCTCCCGCGGCAGCGCCCGCACGGGAGCGCGCATGGCGGCCGCCGCCATCGCCGCCTGGCTGCGCGGCGAAGCACCTCCGAACCGAATGACCTGATCACCGCTGATCGTCGCATGCGGCGCCGCATGCCACGCAACCTGCACCGAGCGAAACCAGCACCGTGCCGCGACCAACACGCCCATGCAACTCGCTACTTGTCAACGCGGCAGCGGCAGCTCGGTCAGCCGACGTGTCGTGGTGGTGAGCACGCGCCGCGCATGTGCTTCGATCACGACCGTGTCTTCGATCCGCACGCCGCCGAATCCGGGAATGTAGATGCCCGGCTCCACCGTCACCACGTGACCGGGAGCGAGGACATCGTCGCTGCCGGGCCGCATCGCCGGCGCTTCGTGGATCGCCAGGCCGACGCCGTGGCCGAGGCTGTGCGTGGGGTACTCGCCGTAGCCGGCGTCCTCGATCCCCTTCTTTGCAGCGGCGTCAAGCTCGCTGCAGCGCACCCCGGCGCGCAGCGCGGCGACGCCGGCCGACTGCACCCGGCGCACCGTCTCGTACAGGCGCCGCTGGCGCGGCGACGCCGGGCCCATCACCACGGTGCGGGTCATGTCGGCGCAGTAGCCGGCCACGGCGGCGCCGAAGTCGAAGGTGATGAAGTCGCCGGGAGCAATCTCGCGCGCCGACGGCAGCGCATGCGGCAGCGCGGAGTTGGGACCTGACGCCGCGATCGCTGCGAACGCGATGCCGTCGGCGCCGCGCAGGTAGAGCAGCTCCTCCAGCCGGCGCGCCAGTTCACGCTCCGTGATGCCCGGACGGATCAGGGGGAGAAGCTGTGCGAACGCGGCATCGCTGATCGCACAGGCGCGGGCGATGGCGGCCAGCTCTGCCGCGTCCTTGCGCTCGCGCAACGCGGTCACCGCTCCGGCGGCGGAGTGCAGGGTCACTCCCGGCAGCCCCGCGCGCAGCTCGTCGCACAGCGCCACCGTGAGACCGGCCGGATCGAACGCCAGCCGGCGCAAGCCGGCGCCGGCCAGCGCGGCCGCCAGCTCCGTGGTCGCCGGACGGCCATGCCGCTCGATCCGCCACCCCGGGCATTGCCGGGCCGCCTGCTCCACGTAGCGCACGTCGGTCAGAAACAGCGCGTCGGCGGCGGTGACCACCGCGAAACCCGAGGATCCCGTAAACCCGGTCAGGTAGCGCAGGTCGAAGTCCTCCAGGTTCTCCTGGCGGACGAGCAGGAGACCATCGAATTCGCCCTGTGCGCGCAACCACTCGCGCACCGCGGCCAGGCGGCCTGCCGGCGGCGCCGGCGCGGAGCCATTTGCGTGCACGAGCGGCTCGGCTGCCCGCCGTGGCGTGGACGGTCCTTGCGATGACGGCATGCAGGCATAGTGCCACATATGGCGAGCCCTGCTCATCGCACCCATCGCACCGTGCCGGGAGGCGCTCGGCGCCAAACGGCGGTATCATATATTGATGCGAACCAACACCGGACTCCGGTTGCCGGCGTCGTTCCTGGCCGTTCTGCTTGCCGCCGCCCTGCCGGCCGCCGCCGAGACAGCGCCCGCCACCTCCGGCGGAGAACTGGTCGGCGCTTTCGGGCAGAGGTTCGGTCCGCCGCCCGACTACCCGGACGGCGATCTGGACCCGGCGACGCGCGCCGACATCGAATCGATCATCACCAGCATCTCGGAGCGCCGGCTCGACGCCGACGCGCTCGGACGCCTCAAGGAGAGCGGCGATCCGCGCATCCTGTGGTTCGTGGCAGACCTGCTGCGTTTCATCGGCCAACGCGAGATGGAGACCCTGAACGCCACCTTCGAGGAGTTGACCGGGGCAACCCTGCCGCGCGGCGACTACAACGCCATACCCGACCACCTGATGGCGTGGGATCTGCCGGCGTTCCCCGGCTACCGACGGCTCAAGGGCGACCTGATGACGCTGATCGAACCGCGCTGGGAGCCGTTCTTTGCCGATGAAGACTCGGCGATAGACTGGCGGCTGGTGGCGTGGGGCGGCGTGCTGATGGACGACCGTAGCGACGCCGGCCCCGGACGGCGCTGTTTCCGCTGCATCCCGGCACTCGACAATCCGCCGGTTACCGATGCCGCCGGTGGGAGCTGGTATCCCGACTCGGCCCTGGTGTTCGGCCTGGTGATCAACGGCGAGGCGCGCGCCTATCCGAAGAACATCATGGAAGTGCACGAGATGGTCAACGACGCCCTGGGCGGACGCACCTTCGGCATGCCCTACTGCACCCTGTGCGGCTCGGCGCAGGCGTACTACACCGACGACATCAAGGGATTCTACCCGGTGCTGCGCACCTCCGGGCTGCTGTCCCGCTCCAACAAGTTCATGTACGACCTGGTCACCACCTCCGCCGTCGACACCTTTACCGGGCGCGCCCTGTCGGGGCCGCTGCACGAGGCCGGCGTGTTCCTCAACCAGCTCACCGTGGTCACCTCCACCTGGGGCGCCTGGAAGGAGGCGCATCCCGACACCACCATCGTCGCCGAGGACGGCGGCGTTCCCGGCCACCGCTATCCGACCGACCCGTTGCGCGGGCGCGACGACAACGGTCCGATCTTCCCGGTCGGCGACGTGGACCAGCGGCTGCCGGTGCAGGAGCGTGTGCTCGGCGTGCTCGGCGCGGACGGCACGGCGGTGGCGTTTCCGGTGGCCAACGCCGTGCTGGCCCTGCAGGCCGGCGCGGCGGTGGAGTTGGGCGGGGTGCGGGTCGCGCTCGACGGCAGCGGCATCCGCGCCTTCATCGACGACCGGGAGGCGCCGAGCCACGAGGCGTTCTGGTTCGCCTGGAGCCAGTTCCACCCCGGCACGCTGCTCTGGCGGCGAGACACCGCGGGATAGCGCCGCCGGCACGCCGACCGGACCGAATCGGGCAAATCCACCCGGGCCAAAAACATCCACCGCACGCTTTCCGCGACGGCGCCGAGGGCCGATAATGCGCCCGTGCCCGCGCCGCACATCCGCCGCCTGTTCCAGACCCTGTTTATCCCGGAACTCCTGTACACCGTCGGCTGGGGGTTGATCCTCCCCGTCCTGCCGCGGCTGGCTACGAGCCTGAGCGGCAGCGTGGCCGGCGCCGCGGGCATCGTCGCGCTGGTGGCGGTCGGCACCCTCGTCGCGGACATCCCGGCCGGCGTCCTGGCCGCCCGCTGGCCGCAGCGTACGCTGACGCTTGCCGTGCTCGGCGCCCTGGCAGTCGCCGGCCTGCTGGCCGCCTTCGGCGGCAGCGTGCTGCTGCTCGGCGCCGCCGCGCTGCTGCTCGGGGCCGGGCGCGGCACCTGGATGGTGACGCGCATGGCGGTAGCGCGCGAAACGGTGCCGGCGCACCAGCGCGGGCGGGCGCTGGCCACGCTGGGCGGCATGAACCGGATCGGTTCGTTCGCCGTCGGTCCGGCGGTGGGAGGCGCGGTAGCCGAGCTGCTGGGCCTGTGGGCACCGTTCGCGGCGCTCTCCTGCCTGATGATCCTGGCCGGCGCCGCGGTGCTGCGCTGGACGCCGCGGCGGCCGCCGCCGGCGCCGGCGCGAGCCGGCGGCTGGTATCACCCGGTGGCGATCGTACGCGACCACTGGCCGATGTTGCTGCGCGCCGGTCCCGCCATCATCGCCCTCAACCTGATCCGGGCCGGGCGGCAACTGTTCATCCCGCTGTGGGGGGAATCGATCGGCCTTTCGGTGGCGGAGGTGGGACTCGCCATGAGCGCTTCCGGAATCGCCGACATGCTGCTGTTCTATCCCACCGGGGTGGTCATGGACCGCCTCGGGCGGCGCTGGGCGGCAGCCAGTTCGATAGCGGTCATGTCCCTGAGCCTGGCCCTGATGCCCCTTACCGGCAGTTTTCTGAGCCTGCTGCTGATCGGGATACTGGCCGGCGCGGGCAACGGGCTGGGCAGCGGGTTCCTGATGACCATGGGCACCGATCTTGCCCCCAAGCGGGGAGCCGGCGAGTTCATCGGTCTGTGGCGGTTGATCGGCGACGTGGGCACCGCCGGCGGTCCGGCGTTAATCGGGGCGGTGGCCGGCATTCTCTCGCTGGCGGTAGCCGGCCCGGTGGTGGGGCTGTTCGGCTTTACGGGGGCCGCGCTGTTCATCTTCTCCGTCAAGGAGACCCTGCGCCGCCGGTAATTCTGAC
Encoded here:
- a CDS encoding SpoIIE family protein phosphatase, with amino-acid sequence MSTEQQPHKILVVDDEPDVEPLIRQRMRRDVRAGRYQFVFAHDGVEALEMLREHSDIDMVLSDINMPKMDGLTLLAQIPQVDPNLRCVIVSAYGDMDNIRTAMNRGAFDFVTKPLDFEDLKVTIERTLRRVAEWREALESRDRLVVLQNELDLASKMQQSILPTRFPGGTDFRIHGQMEPARAVGGDFFDIMKLDNGLVGVAIADVSDKGVPASLFMMSSRTLLKGAAVGRGAPGEVLQEVNNLLTEDNQGLMFVTVLYATFDPVTGAFTYANGGHNSPLLVRADGSSELLPLTGGVALGVMPDYPYAQSTMTLGPGEKLVMYTDGVTEAMNVAQEEFGVERLRAIFAGGAPEGSRATSQAVFDAVHAFAGDTAQSDDVTCLVLSRGEFDT
- a CDS encoding carboxymuconolactone decarboxylase family protein — encoded protein: MNQDRSELSGGDAQPQGQERLPGFLDRVIADYPDVWQAYRMLGDAAAAAGPLDARSQRLVKLALAVGARSPGAVHSHARRALREGVPAAALLQVPLLAVSSIGWSAAMAALAWVRDVTDAPAS
- a CDS encoding aminopeptidase P family protein; the encoded protein is MHANGSAPAPPAGRLAAVREWLRAQGEFDGLLLVRQENLEDFDLRYLTGFTGSSGFAVVTAADALFLTDVRYVEQAARQCPGWRIERHGRPATTELAAALAGAGLRRLAFDPAGLTVALCDELRAGLPGVTLHSAAGAVTALRERKDAAELAAIARACAISDAAFAQLLPLIRPGITERELARRLEELLYLRGADGIAFAAIAASGPNSALPHALPSAREIAPGDFITFDFGAAVAGYCADMTRTVVMGPASPRQRRLYETVRRVQSAGVAALRAGVRCSELDAAAKKGIEDAGYGEYPTHSLGHGVGLAIHEAPAMRPGSDDVLAPGHVVTVEPGIYIPGFGGVRIEDTVVIEAHARRVLTTTTRRLTELPLPR
- a CDS encoding DUF3179 domain-containing (seleno)protein, which encodes MRTNTGLRLPASFLAVLLAAALPAAAETAPATSGGELVGAFGQRFGPPPDYPDGDLDPATRADIESIITSISERRLDADALGRLKESGDPRILWFVADLLRFIGQREMETLNATFEELTGATLPRGDYNAIPDHLMAWDLPAFPGYRRLKGDLMTLIEPRWEPFFADEDSAIDWRLVAWGGVLMDDRSDAGPGRRCFRCIPALDNPPVTDAAGGSWYPDSALVFGLVINGEARAYPKNIMEVHEMVNDALGGRTFGMPYCTLCGSAQAYYTDDIKGFYPVLRTSGLLSRSNKFMYDLVTTSAVDTFTGRALSGPLHEAGVFLNQLTVVTSTWGAWKEAHPDTTIVAEDGGVPGHRYPTDPLRGRDDNGPIFPVGDVDQRLPVQERVLGVLGADGTAVAFPVANAVLALQAGAAVELGGVRVALDGSGIRAFIDDREAPSHEAFWFAWSQFHPGTLLWRRDTAG
- a CDS encoding MFS transporter, with translation MPAPHIRRLFQTLFIPELLYTVGWGLILPVLPRLATSLSGSVAGAAGIVALVAVGTLVADIPAGVLAARWPQRTLTLAVLGALAVAGLLAAFGGSVLLLGAAALLLGAGRGTWMVTRMAVARETVPAHQRGRALATLGGMNRIGSFAVGPAVGGAVAELLGLWAPFAALSCLMILAGAAVLRWTPRRPPPAPARAGGWYHPVAIVRDHWPMLLRAGPAIIALNLIRAGRQLFIPLWGESIGLSVAEVGLAMSASGIADMLLFYPTGVVMDRLGRRWAAASSIAVMSLSLALMPLTGSFLSLLLIGILAGAGNGLGSGFLMTMGTDLAPKRGAGEFIGLWRLIGDVGTAGGPALIGAVAGILSLAVAGPVVGLFGFTGAALFIFSVKETLRRR